The following DNA comes from Vigna radiata var. radiata cultivar VC1973A chromosome 4, Vradiata_ver6, whole genome shotgun sequence.
AGGGGGGCAAAATTCCCAACTAGGTGGTTTAGTTTGGAATGAACCATTAATCTGAGCAAACACAAACTAAAAACAAGTCCTCCACCTACAGCGGAACAACCTTTAACATTACCACATCTATAAAGTTTGTTTTTGGTATATTAGGCCAGAGCAAATAAATTGCCGGCTTTCGGGGAAAAAAGTAATCCATCTCTCTACGATTGAACCTATTATGGCATTGAGGCTAAGAAATAGAAGGGAAGGAGATTAGACTAGTTTGTCTTTCCAGTATTTCATTAGAATATCATCTCTTTTTATTCTtgtagaaaaacaaatatttcaaccgataaaaaataaatactctAATAAATTACACTTAAATTCATTACATCCTTTGATGAAAATTTCTAACCATTTTGACCCGGTTATATACTGTCATTCACTTAAATGAGTCCCGTGATAATTGCCCTTCCCAATAACATTCATCCTCATTGTATTATAATATCAACCTAAACTTGTTACCGTCAATATAGTCCAACATCCTTTTTATCGGATATACACTCAATGGTGAACAAGCTCTGCTTTTACAAggattgtataaaaaaaatggagcaATGTAGGATCCCGAAGTGTGCCAGCCCTATCCTAgagtatataattatatgtgAACTTATTGTTGTTTCCTTTCCCATATCAAAGCTCCACCCGAGTACCAATTTCCAGCCAAATGTATGTAATATTGATAAATGACAAAGATGTTAAAACTGCACAGCAGAATGGTTGGGGTGGTACAGTATACCAAGAGAGGGATGAATTGGTTTCTTACAAAAACTTGtgccttttaaaattttcactcaATCAAACttattcaacaaataaaaataacaaagtaaacgagtaagaaagaaaaaaatttgcaCCAATGATTCTATACtagttcggatcttaccaatcctacatATAGTTTTTAGACCAATCAAAACCAGAGACTAAGaattcactatcacaaaaccaATCAAACTTACAATCACACAGTTACAAGTTGAAAGGTTTAGAATACACCTCTTAACGCACAAGAGATAAACCAGACTTCCCCAGATACATAGGGATGAGCACCTCCTCCGAAAAAACAAAGGATGATTGCAACTTCAAACACCTTCTTTGACACACAAAGGATGATTACTTCTTCAGAACACTTCCTTCGACACACAAAGGATGATTAGTTTTTCCGCAGAAACACTCTATCGCTCCACAGACACCAAGTTTCCCAGGCCTTACAAGAATACAAGTGGTTTAGAGAATTCACAAGTTCTCAAGTGTTCTGGATGTCCTAGAATGAAAAATGAGAGTTTATTTCTAGACTCAAGCAACGGACACCTCCTAGTTTTTGTTTTCAGCCATTCTCactgtaataatcgattaatttaagttttaatcgattattcattaAAGGACCAGAATAACGAATAATCCAATGACTAGAAATGACTAACAACTCCAACGGCTAGAAAAGTTAATCGATTAACGTTAATCGATTACTACTCATTTTAAGACTTTgttgtaataatcgattatcgattaccactcattttaatcgattattccaatgcagttttgattctaaacacAATTTTACATATCTAAGTTACAAGGAATCAAAAACCACTAGAAACCAAGTCTTATGCAACAAATTATAGTTATTACTAAAGCTTTACAATACAATACAAGTTTTCAAAAGATCTTCTTGTTCTTGATTGCTCATAatttgatttgggcatcatcaaaacttaataTGTCCTAGAAGATAtgatgttttgatgatgcccaaaatCAAACCATTGAGTAATAAAGAACAAGGAGATCTTTTGAAAACTTGTATtataaaacttttgtaataagtGTAATTTGTTGTATAGGACTTAATTTACTGTGGTTTCTTATTCCTTGTAACTTAGATAtattggaataatcgattaaaatcagTGTTAACTGATTAAcgttaatcgattaacactacgaataatcgattattacattaAAGTCTTAAAACTCAAAATGGGTCCGAAATAATCAATTAACAGgagctttaatcgattaacacttaAATTAGTCATTTTTAGCCGTTGGACTATCTGTCATTCTTGTCCTTTagtgaataatcgattaaaacttagattaatcaattattacagAGAGAATGGCTGAAAACGAAAATTAGGAGGTGTCcattgcttgagtctataaatagactctcATTTCTCATTCTAGAACATCCAAAACACTTGAGAACTTGTGAATTCTCTGAACCACTAGAGAAACTTGTATTCTTATAAGGCTAGGGAAACATGGTGTCTACATAACGATAGAGTGTTGTTATTGTTGCTAAGGAAAAGTCGGACATCCTTTGTCTATCGAAGGAAGTGTTTTGAAGAAATGATCATCCTTTGTGTGTCAAATGAGGTGTTTGAAGTTAAGGTCATTCTTTGTTTGTCAAAGGAGATGCTCATCTCCTAGTGTGTCTGGGGAAGTGTGGTTCATCTCTTGTACGTCAAGAGAAGTGTATTCTAAACATTTCAACTTGTAACTGTGTGATTGTAAGTTTCATTGGTTTTATGATATTGAATTGTTAatctctgttttttattttagattagcAACGGGAAGGAATGGTAAAatccaaaccagtataaaattatttgtgtaaatttctttcttccttactcttttactttatttttatctactaaGTAAGTTTGAttgagagaaaattttaaaaggtgCAAGTTTTTGTAAGAAACCGATTCACCTCCCTCTTGGTTTATTGTACCACACCAACCATTCCGTTGTGCAGCTCTGATAGAATATAGAAGTTTATGAATGGTAAGTATAAGTTGTTTCTTAAGTATAATAAGCCACCAAAAAACATTTTACCTTTGATTGCAGATGATCCCTCAAAGTGCCTTCAGATAAACAGGTAATTCGAGGACATATCTTGCACTTAAATACTGATTTGTGTTTTAAGACATAAGCTGGCAGATCTTGTAAGGTTTCCTTTTCAGCAATCACATTAGACTTTTCAGTGTCAGGTTTACTCAACAACTCCTTGTTAAAAAGCATGTCTCTTTCATTTATAGCTCCAGCATCGTCTTCACAAAATATCACACCTGATGTTTTACGCCAATGTTAAAACAATCATGAAAGGATTCTTTCCCAAGGAATATAGCAAATGAAGTTACCGAAATAACCAATACAATGAATGCTATTACTATCCCATAAATAAACATCTACTTGACATACAAAAGTAAAATGACAAAAGAATTTTGAACGAGTACAAAATCCCAACTTaaatctcaagtagagaagcaCAAATCAAACCCTAGTGGCAAACTAAATCTTCTGCATAAAGGTTTTTTCTTGGGTACATATATGTCCCTGAAAAGTTGTTGATTGAACTTTATATtgtgaaaaggaaaacaaaccCAAGGTCAAAGCATATGATGTCAGGAaccaagaaaagaaatgaaaaaaaaaaaattattgaataagaGGAAAttaagaataagagaaaaacaTCTCCTCCCTAGGTTTCCCCTTTCACAAAGAGTCAATGATCAATTGACAATGTCAATAAATCTGAATCTATCTAAACCTTCTTCCTTTGTTTACATCTAACAAACCCCTCTAACTAAATACCTCATTAATATTTAGCTATCTTAATtaacttcattttcttcttatatCCTAACAGATAATTGTTACCATTATTCCGTTCACAATATCGAAACATAAATAAGCTGAAAGAGTACATTTGCATGACTTATTTTCTCACTGATAGAACACAAACATACCTGTTGAGTCGACATCAACATCATTCGCAGAACTATCCTCACTTGCATACCCTGAATgtaccaaaaacaaacaaaaaaaagtgtaaaaaaaagtGACTGACATTAACAAATGACAAACattgttataataaaaactaatacaGGTCGGTCAAATAGTGAACTCTGTGATTCGGTAATCAAAAACTAACACCAGATAATGCAGTTCTACATATTTCGTTACTGCTAATATTACTAAACACATTTTACTGGTCGAAACAAAAAGCAGTTAACAAAGTATCAATAAACCAACCAGAAGAAGTTGAACCGGCTTCATCACCATTCCGTTTTGCTTCTACTGTAGCATCATCCTCTGAAGACTCTTCTTC
Coding sequences within:
- the LOC106758766 gene encoding uncharacterized protein LOC106758766: MIKRRFFKLDHGDRDASDPSSSSDSELEALAETTEEESSEDDATVEAKRNGDEAGSTSSGYASEDSSANDVDVDSTGVIFCEDDAGAINERDMLFNKELLSKPDTEKSNVIAEKETLQDLPAYVLKHKSVFKCKICPRITCLSEGTLRDHLQSKRHARSVKLLSEGRLKAMLNSDGEIENQEIAEIPSKDTEDNAEKNHEGQKQHKKRFRKKKSGIAKTKKFLSTEGPVKRRQKK